A genome region from Salvelinus alpinus chromosome 26, SLU_Salpinus.1, whole genome shotgun sequence includes the following:
- the LOC139555259 gene encoding protein eva-1 homolog B-like translates to MVVNKQGERLVNGCQQTSREVKMEPIRKDMELLSNSMATYAHIKANPESFALYFMMGVCFGLLLALCLLVTGITCRTRRTNKPSPSPERRQLRESSEEEEDEESVDVEEGEEAEIPKVTVAPMSDRSSQWNGTLRSVNVFASAEELERARRLEDRERIVREIWRNGQPDILTTGTGTIGRIHYH, encoded by the exons ATGGTTGTCAACAAACAAGGAGAGAGGCTGGTGAATGGTTGTCAACAAACAAGCAGAGAGGTCAAAATGGAACCAATTAGGAAAGACATGGAGCTGCTAAGTAACAGCATGGCTACCTATGCTCACATCAAAG CTAACCCAGAGAGCTTTGCTCTGTACTTCATGATGGGTGTGTGTTTTGGCCTGCTCCTGGCCCTGTGCCTCCTGGTCACCGGCATCACCTGTAGGACCCGCCGTACCAATAAGccttccccctccccagagaggagacaaCTGAGGGAGTCcagtgaagaagaggaggatgaggagagtgTGGATGTggaagaaggggaggaggcagagaTCCCTAAAGTGACGGTTGCGCCCATGAGCGACCGCAGCAGCCAATGGAACGGTACTTTGAGGAGCGTGAATGTGTTTGCGTCGGCGGAGGAGCTGGAGAGGGCGAGACGACTGGAGGACAGGGAGCGCATCGTCAGGGAGATCTGGAGGAACGGACAGCCTGATATACTGACCACTGGAACAGGGACCATCGGACGGATACACTACCACTAA